GTGTACATTTGCATTTCTGCTGAACTTTGACCCCCTTGTTGCAGCTCCCCCTCCGCTTCCTCCAAAAAACATTCCATCAAGAAGTCATTACGGCTATCCTTCCGACTCGGCGGGTAAGTTTGTGTTTGGAGATGTCATCATAAGCCTAAAATCACAGTTAAAGTAAAGCTCTGATGTCTGTGCTCCAACTCCCTTTTTTGCAGTTGACCTACCCAGTGGAAGGGCAGCCCGCAGTTCTGCCCCCATCTACCTGAACGTTCTCTCCCCGGCGTCTTACCGAAGCTCCCCGGCCCCTGACTTGGATGACGTGTTTGGCTCTGTTGACAGCCCCCGGACGACTGAGGACACAGCGTCTCCCAGATGGGTTACGTTCGCAAATGACAGACCTCCTCCGCCCGACGAACCCGCCCCTCCACCACCGCCAGACTCTCCTCCTCCAGACACGCCATCATCCACCCCCTCCACCCCTTGCCTCTCTCCGGGACCACCACCAGATGAACCGCCACCGTCACCTCCACCATTTTCTCCTGAGTCTCCCCCTCCTTTCACGTTACTAGACTCACCCCCCTCTATTGTGCTTGGACCTCCTCCTCCAGATGAGCCAGCCCCTCCTCTCCCCCCTGATTTCTCTCCCTCTACATCCCCCCCTGTATGCCCCGAAGAGGAAGCACTTGATGAGGAGTTGCTGCAGTTTGCAGTGTACGCTTCGTCCCCTGTACCCATCAGCCCCGTTCCCCCGCTGCCCGCTGAGAGGAGGTCGCCCCGGGCAGGAGTCACGTCGCCCCTAGTTCTGTACGGAGTGGGGGGAAAGAGGACTCCAGAGGGCGCATACCAGAGAGATGATTTGCCAGACATCACAGGCTCTCCCAGAGAGCTGACGCCCAGCTTCAGGGGCAcgccccctcctcttcctccaacCACCTACAGGTCTATTATGTCTTCCCCGGGGCCCTACTCAGGCAGCAGTGAGTACCATTTTTTTTGCCACTGTTGAGCACGATGCTGTCAACAGTAGCAGGGAAAGAACTCACACGGAGACTCAGAAGTGCAAAACAGGGAGGGTGACGGGATTGAATTTCATTTGTTACAATAAGCATTTAAGGATCAACTTTCACTACTGCCATTTAAAATATACAAGGTCATTCATTCTAAAACATTCTGAAGTGGCTAAAAAGGCAAACATTAAAGCTAAATTATAGCTGTATTACTTAGCTTTTTGTCCCCTGTGTAGCTCAGAGGAGCATATGATGTAGTTTGAAGAACCTAATGTCTGTTTCGACAACTTTGACTAAATGTGGCTTTTACTGACATCTAGTGTTATGATTGTTCAACGGAAGTTTAAAACCTTTTGGAAATGTCTGTTGCTGCATAGATATGGCCTAAAACACCAACAGATGCTTGCAACAGTCTTCCGTATAGGTCAAGAGAACCTTATTCAACAGATGAGACAAAAAAATTATACTTGGTCATAGACTTATGAGGAAAATAATCAAATATAGATCCATGAATTGCAAGTTACAGTCAATTTGAGTCTGAGATTAGGAAGGTGTTTTCAGTCAGTGGTCATAAAATGAGGTGGGGGTGGGTGCTCTTTTATATATAAAGAGCAGGGATTTATCGGTGTCATGTTAACAGCACATGTTCTGGGGATGTATGGTGTTCCAAACAAAGTTGAGTTCATGCTCATTGGGTTGGATAAGGTTAGAAATCCTAAAGAGTCATTTTAAGTCTGCCCAGGAATGGTCGACCAATGAAAATCCCTCTAAGAGCAAAACAGATTATAGGCCCGGGATGATTGCTATGCATCTAAAAGCTCCTCTGTCTTTGGCTAATGTTGTCCACCTTATGAGGAACGCTCCTTCAGAGAACCAGCACCACTTTATGTATTTGAACTGCTGTATTTCTACACTCCAGCCAGAAAGCTGAGATAATCCAACTGCTCCTGGATAGGCCTAAAATTAGGCTTAATAGAAGAGGTGACTGAGCCTTTGCCCTAGCTGCCCCCAACTTTTGGAACAGTCTACCACCGgccattaaagctgccgtcggcaacttttttttagtcatattagcttgaactgtcatgggattcttcTCGTTGGCCATCCATTGGTGCTGTAAAAGTCTCCATCCCTGCAGTTTTGATATAATTCATAGTTTTTAGTATTATATTCATtgcctttgttttttgaaattccatccatccattatctataccgctgaatccgtcggtcgggtcgcgggggggctggagcctatcccagcagtcaatgggggagaggcggggtacaccctggacaggccgccagtccataacagggccacacagacaaacaaccacagacaaccacacacactcacattcactcacactcactcctaaggacaattttattgacaccaattaacctaacatgcaaatttttggacagtgggaggaagccggagtacccggagagaacccacgcatacacggggagaacatgcaaactccttTTTTGAAATTGCATATgttaatttttcttttgtatatgAACAAACTGTGATTCGAccaaaatggatttttttttgctttaaatagGACTAAGAATGGTAAGCACACTGCTTTATTCCATCCGTGAAACGTGCTGGTGGCAgtatcatggtttgggcctgtTTTGCTGCATGGTCAGGGTGGCTGTCCGTCACATATGGAACTACAAATTCAGATACGTATCAGCAAATTCTTGAGGAAATTAGGAGAGCTATCTGTCTTTGAAGTAATTCCAAAGACAAAATGGGTCAAGCAGCACAACATTAAAGTACCCCTAAAGCTGTTCTCCCAAACAATGGTAAAGAAGGACGATTAATGACATCAAAGTCATCATCTTAATCCAGAAGAAATGTTTTTGGACCTGACTAATGCCAGTGACCTGACACATCCGGCCAGTATTATTTCTCATTACACTTTGTATGAACAGAAAATTCCAAAGGGTAATATAGATTCCACACTTCCACATGATTCCCACCACAGCCATGcttgtgaaagaaacacagcctGGCTGAATGGTTAGAATGTGGTGGCTAACATTGAATAAATAGCTCTCTCAGTGTGATCTGAGGACAGTGTTAACCACACAAAATGTTATGTGCCACAGGCCCCTCATCTCCAGCTCGTCCTGCCACGCCTCAGTCACGAGGCAGCCCagtcccccctcctcctcctcctcgaccATCTTCACGACCAAAGCTGCCCCCGGGGAAACCAATCACAGACCTGGTAGGCTCCATGTGAAAAGTCCTTCCTTGTTTCCGAATCTGTCTGACGTACTCTACTCCTCTTTGTTCTGATATCGACATGAAATAAGGAAAAGACTGGTTTTCAGTCAATTAGTCATGCtgcattttcactttttaaaaaaaaaaaaattattttcacttcaAAGTACGTCTTGTGTGTCCGTCTCCAGAGTCGGCCGTTCAGTACACCTGTTTCGGGGAGCCCCCCTCCTTTTGCCCCGTTGGCACGCGCAGAGAGctcttcctccatctcctcctttACCTCACACAGTGCAGCGTCCACTCCAACCCTGGGGAGAGACCTTAACATGCCCACAACAGGTACACAACCCGCATGTCGGCTCGCTCTTCTTCATTCTTGAGCCGCACATCACAGTTTCAGTCCACTTGTTGTCTGTTACTCGTCATCGTGTCCTTGCCTCACCGTCTTGTCCCTCTCCATGATTCTCTCCTCATCATGTCTCTGCTCGCTCAGAGGCCTCGCAGCCTCTGGTATGGTTTGACCACGGCAGGTTTTATTTAGCTTTTGAAGGTGAGTTGCTTCTGTAGTGCCATTCAAGCATGATCTGAAATCACCTGCCctgtttttttacatgttgtGTTTACAAACGTACTGCTTCCCATCCCATGTTGTACTCGCACAGAACCCACAATCATAATTAATGGTTCAGTCTTAATCCTGTTCAttctgtttggttttctttgtctCATTAAGTTGCTTTGTGTGGGTACCACGACTtgctatttgtttttaatttagtGTAGCTTAATGAAACTTAATGTAAAAGAAATGACACTGTACGTACAGAGGATGTTTTGAGggcttttgttttttaacatgtttttaaggATGCTCCAGAGGACCCAGTCCGCTCACCATGGGACACCAGGACACCTTGCCAGTTGCAGCTGCCTTCACAGAAACCATTAATGCCTACTTCAAAGGCGCTGACCCCAGCAAGTAGGCACACATTTCCAATGCAGACATCCTGTGAGAATGTATTGAAACAAAACCTCAAACGCTCCTGGAAAAGTGgacctttttcattttaattagtCTTTGAGCTCTTGTAGCACTTCTAATGAGAATTTTATGGTAGATTGAGGAGTTATCTTCAAGACCAGAAACTAGTTTTGTGAACACAACCCTGAGCATTTTATGTTATGATGTTAAAGGGCACCTGGAGGTGTGTGTTTTTGCTCACTCGGAATTCTCTACCGCAGATGTGTGGTGAAGATCACAGGAGAGATGGTGCTGTCTTTCCCTGCGGGTATAACCAGGCATTTTGCTAGTCACCCAACGCAACCCATCCTTACCTTTAGCATCAGCAACTTCAGCCGACTGGAGCAGGTCCTCCCCAACCCGCAGCTGCTGTGCTGGTAGAGTTAACATTACAAACATATACTGGAACCGACAgtcctttttcatttttacctCCTATTGTTCATGGTGTTTCTTGATGGTGAGCTTCCCTGAATTAAACTTGTCCCTGTCCTCTCACAGTGATTTATTAACAGATGGTGTAGACACCAAGGAGTTCTGGGTAAATATGCCAAACCTGATGAGCCATCTGAAGAAAGTAGCTGAACAAAAGCCTCAGGCGACATACTACAACGTGGATATGATCAAATATCAAGTATAAAATAACTTGTTTGTCCagatgttcatgtttagttcaTCCAGCTGTTGAAAAGATGCATCCTTGTGACCTTGGTCTTTTCTCTTTAGGTTTCGACGGAGGGGATTCAGTCCACTCCTCTGAACTTGGCAGTGAGTTGGCGGGGTGACACCACCACCACAGACCTTAGAATAgattacaaatacaacatggaGGCCATGGCTGCTCCGGTGCCCCTTCACAATATCCAGTTCTTGGTTCCTGTGGATGGAGGCATAGCCAAACCGCAGACCATGATCCCACCTGCCATCTGGTAGGAATTTCTTACGTTGAGTAATGGTGGTCATAAAAGGCATTtagggatgaaacagttttaggCCCTTGCTGAGGATTATGGGAATTAAGGAACCTGCATTGTGCTTCCTTTGTCACTTATAGGCTCAATAAAGTCCATTCCAGGGTCTATTCCTGGAGGTATCTAAAACTGTATTCTGAAAACAACACCCAGAACTTTtttgacaggaaaaaaaatatttcagccCTGACTCTGTTGCCTCTTCACTGAACTCTAAGGTTAAAGGTAGATTAGGAAAATAAGTCAGCTGCAGTCTGTTGTGCAAAGAGCCTAGAGCTTCAAATACAGTTGCTGTTAACTACGCGTACGTGTGTTTATCATGGCTGCCTCGCGTAACCCGCGTTTGTTTGGTGCAATGGTTGTACACATCCTCAGAAATTAGCATTATGCATACACAAGCTGCAATATATAGGTTGGGGGTGTGTAAGCTGACTTTAGACGTTTCGATGTTTCGTATTGTCAGTTTCTCTCACCGTGCTTTATCTGTTGTGATCTTAAGGTCAACGAAACGCTAACCTCTTCTATTTGCTCCATATTTACTGTTTTATCAGAGTGCTTCTGCTTACTTCCTGTAAATCCAGCAGCAGTTTCTGGTCGTTATAAGAGTTATAACAATGGTTGCTGCCTCAGTTGTCCAAAATATTCTCTAAACCAGGAAGTGCGCCACAGctgtattaaagggatagttcgcctcttttgacatgaagctgtatgacatcccatattagcaatatcatttatgaacattttcttactccccgctgcgtcctgtgagccgagatCCAGCCTctttttggcgttgacgaaggtgaCGAaggtccggctagttggctggggtttaaaaaataaagtgttttgcttctcaaaacaatatgcgttcaaaagattcatacatttgcatcacaaaattgtccctccagaaaaagtcagacctcacatcgcttggcgctatttttgccttcATATCAATCCATATATATATCCAGTGTCCAGTATATTTAGCATGGGAACGAC
The sequence above is drawn from the Odontesthes bonariensis isolate fOdoBon6 chromosome 14, fOdoBon6.hap1, whole genome shotgun sequence genome and encodes:
- the LOC142399353 gene encoding SH3-containing GRB2-like protein 3-interacting protein 1 isoform X2; amino-acid sequence: MMQGLKKRTRKALGLRKKDKDTDTTSSPDKEGSGSGKRGSKKANGAPNGFYGEIDWDRYASPDVDDEGFSLRPGDEDDTASKEKHFFSSSDSEEDEDSKKKFKIKIKPLVSDSARCVPPSMDELKASVGGLALSPSLRRSPRRSPGQMKRNLSCEEIARPRRSTPTPTPVPETSSDSVSQNVPPLFGLPPEHRYARYDVVPRDAWGDSRPRSESQLSRSFPTGAPPPLPPKNIPSRSHYGYPSDSAVDLPSGRAARSSAPIYLNVLSPASYRSSPAPDLDDVFGSVDSPRTTEDTASPRWVTFANDRPPPPDEPAPPPPPDSPPPDTPSSTPSTPCLSPGPPPDEPPPSPPPFSPESPPPFTLLDSPPSIVLGPPPPDEPAPPLPPDFSPSTSPPVCPEEEALDEELLQFAVYASSPVPISPVPPLPAERRSPRAGVTSPLVLYGVGGKRTPEGAYQRDDLPDITGSPRELTPSFRGTPPPLPPTTYRSIMSSPGPYSGSSPSSPARPATPQSRGSPVPPPPPPRPSSRPKLPPGKPITDLSRPFSTPVSGSPPPFAPLARAESSSSISSFTSHSAASTPTLGRDLNMPTTGCSRGPSPLTMGHQDTLPVAAAFTETINAYFKGADPSKCVVKITGEMVLSFPAGITRHFASHPTQPILTFSISNFSRLEQVLPNPQLLCCDLLTDGVDTKEFWVNMPNLMSHLKKVAEQKPQATYYNVDMIKYQVSTEGIQSTPLNLAVSWRGDTTTTDLRIDYKYNMEAMAAPVPLHNIQFLVPVDGGIAKPQTMIPPAIWNPEQQTIQWKIPSLSHRSENGGVGALLGRFQMKEGPCKPSQLAVQFASEGSNLSGCDIQLVGTGYRLSLVKKRFAAGKYLADN
- the LOC142399353 gene encoding SH3-containing GRB2-like protein 3-interacting protein 1 isoform X1, coding for MMQGLKKRTRKALGLRKKDKDTDTTSSPDKEGSGSGKRGSKKANGAPNGFYGEIDWDRYASPDVDDEGFSLRPGDEDDTASKEKHFFSSSDSEEDEDSKKKFKIKIKPLVSDSARCVPPSMDELKASVGGLALSPSLRRSPRRSPGQMKRNLSCEEIARPRRSTPTPTPVPETSSDSVSQNVPPLFGLPPEHRYARYDVVPRDAWGDSRPRSESQLSRSFPTGAPPPLPPKNIPSRSHYGYPSDSAVDLPSGRAARSSAPIYLNVLSPASYRSSPAPDLDDVFGSVDSPRTTEDTASPRWVTFANDRPPPPDEPAPPPPPDSPPPDTPSSTPSTPCLSPGPPPDEPPPSPPPFSPESPPPFTLLDSPPSIVLGPPPPDEPAPPLPPDFSPSTSPPVCPEEEALDEELLQFAVYASSPVPISPVPPLPAERRSPRAGVTSPLVLYGVGGKRTPEGAYQRDDLPDITGSPRELTPSFRGTPPPLPPTTYRSIMSSPGPYSGSSPSSPARPATPQSRGSPVPPPPPPRPSSRPKLPPGKPITDLSRPFSTPVSGSPPPFAPLARAESSSSISSFTSHSAASTPTLGRDLNMPTTEASQPLVWFDHGRFYLAFEGCSRGPSPLTMGHQDTLPVAAAFTETINAYFKGADPSKCVVKITGEMVLSFPAGITRHFASHPTQPILTFSISNFSRLEQVLPNPQLLCCDLLTDGVDTKEFWVNMPNLMSHLKKVAEQKPQATYYNVDMIKYQVSTEGIQSTPLNLAVSWRGDTTTTDLRIDYKYNMEAMAAPVPLHNIQFLVPVDGGIAKPQTMIPPAIWNPEQQTIQWKIPSLSHRSENGGVGALLGRFQMKEGPCKPSQLAVQFASEGSNLSGCDIQLVGTGYRLSLVKKRFAAGKYLADN